Proteins from a genomic interval of Gaiellales bacterium:
- a CDS encoding cytochrome b N-terminal domain-containing protein gives MPLPIPIPPPPNPKQMVLATEDWIEYRTGFPTLVRKFLFRKVPPTGWFHTLGSSLLTVFILQATTGALLAMSYDPSPNGAYESIRYITDQQTLGWLIRGMHKWGASVMVILLFLHMGRTFFYGAYKYPREMTWLTGSLIFISVMGMGLTGYLLVWDERAYWASVVAVNINGTAPVLGPFISKFLLAGPVFGAQTISRFYALHMLLIPGAIGALIFVHMWLVVKLGVTPWPSRPLAPDAPEPEYEPHPQTLLDEPMHAGRPATVEREREVQEVGD, from the coding sequence ATGCCGCTGCCGATCCCCATCCCGCCGCCGCCGAACCCGAAGCAGATGGTGCTGGCCACCGAGGACTGGATCGAGTACCGCACCGGCTTTCCCACGCTCGTCCGCAAGTTCCTGTTCCGGAAGGTGCCGCCCACCGGCTGGTTCCACACGCTCGGCTCGTCGCTGCTGACGGTCTTCATCCTGCAGGCGACCACCGGCGCGCTGCTTGCGATGAGCTACGACCCGTCCCCCAACGGCGCCTACGAGTCGATCCGCTACATCACCGACCAGCAGACGCTCGGCTGGCTGATCCGCGGCATGCACAAGTGGGGCGCCAGCGTCATGGTGATCCTGCTGTTCCTGCACATGGGCCGGACGTTCTTCTACGGCGCGTACAAGTACCCGCGCGAGATGACCTGGCTGACGGGCTCGCTGATCTTCATCAGCGTGATGGGGATGGGCCTCACCGGCTACCTGCTGGTGTGGGACGAGCGCGCGTACTGGGCGTCCGTCGTGGCCGTCAACATCAACGGGACGGCCCCGGTGCTCGGGCCGTTCATCTCGAAGTTCCTCCTGGCCGGCCCGGTGTTCGGAGCGCAGACCATCTCGAGGTTCTACGCCCTGCACATGCTCCTGATACCCGGTGCCATCGGTGCGTTGATCTTCGTGCACATGTGGCTGGTCGTGAAGCTCGGCGTGACCCCTTGGCCGTCGCGGCCGCTTGCCCCCGACGCCCCCGAGCCGGAGTACGAGCCGCATCCCCAGACGCTGCTCGACGAGCCGATGCACGCGGGCCGTCCCGCCACCGTCGAGCGTGAGCGTGAGGTTCAGGAAGTGGGGGACTGA
- a CDS encoding c-type cytochrome produces MARKVINRKVRYEAEYAASKKEGHAFFPYAMFHDVVVNLLVVVIIVAMAVVWHATAGPINAHHPLGENGLLGPLYEDKANPAVAQTEPRPEWYFLFLFELLRVFKQPWQLLFATIIIPTILMVLLIAWPFLDTGRDRRLSRRPVGVALGLATPAVLIALTIAGGSAPGVAAGSAVTGNPAFDKLEAASLVSNSGFGCVGCHNFGAGGGNLGPDLSKGAVANGFNNDPQKISAQIANGGGGMPAFKGRMTDAQIKTVTDWIVGLGTGTPPSQ; encoded by the coding sequence ATGGCCCGCAAGGTCATCAACCGCAAGGTCCGGTACGAGGCCGAGTACGCAGCGTCGAAGAAGGAGGGCCACGCCTTCTTCCCGTACGCGATGTTCCACGACGTGGTCGTGAACCTCCTGGTGGTCGTGATCATCGTCGCGATGGCGGTGGTGTGGCACGCCACCGCCGGGCCGATCAACGCGCACCACCCGCTCGGCGAGAACGGCCTGCTCGGGCCGTTGTACGAGGACAAGGCGAACCCCGCCGTGGCGCAGACCGAGCCGCGGCCGGAGTGGTACTTCCTCTTCCTGTTCGAGCTGCTGCGCGTCTTCAAGCAGCCATGGCAGCTGCTCTTCGCGACGATCATCATTCCGACCATCCTGATGGTGCTGCTGATCGCCTGGCCGTTCCTCGACACCGGCCGCGACCGGCGCCTCTCACGCCGGCCGGTGGGCGTGGCGCTCGGGCTCGCCACACCGGCGGTGTTGATCGCGCTCACGATTGCGGGCGGGTCGGCCCCGGGGGTTGCGGCCGGCTCGGCCGTGACGGGCAACCCGGCCTTCGACAAGCTCGAGGCCGCGAGCCTCGTCTCCAACAGCGGCTTCGGCTGCGTCGGCTGCCACAACTTCGGCGCGGGCGGCGGCAACCTCGGGCCCGACCTGTCGAAGGGCGCGGTGGCGAACGGGTTCAACAACGATCCGCAGAAGATCTCGGCCCAGATCGCGAACGGCGGCGGCGGGATGCCCGCATTCAAGGGCCGCATGACCGACGCTCAGATCAAGACGGTCACCGACTGGATCGTCGGCCTGGGCACCGGCACGCCACCGTCCCAGTAG
- a CDS encoding UbiX family flavin prenyltransferase: MRVMLGITGASGAPYAARILRALSDNGADVGVCASAAGRQVIALEIYGDRGMDPTDALERFVADHGGADVRIWAEKDYTAPYASGSSRTDAVVICPCSMASVGTIVGGAEANLIHRAAGVQLKERRKLVVVPRETPLSSIHLENLLKLRNAGADVIPAMPAFYHLPQSIDDLIAFVAGRVVDSLGIDASLHERWGDSQEVVP; the protein is encoded by the coding sequence ATGCGCGTCATGCTCGGCATCACCGGGGCTTCCGGTGCGCCCTATGCAGCGCGCATCCTCCGGGCGCTGAGTGACAACGGCGCAGACGTCGGCGTATGCGCGAGCGCCGCGGGCAGGCAGGTGATCGCCCTCGAGATCTACGGCGACCGGGGGATGGATCCCACCGATGCGCTGGAGCGCTTCGTCGCCGACCACGGGGGCGCGGATGTCAGGATCTGGGCCGAGAAGGACTACACCGCGCCGTATGCGTCCGGCAGCTCCCGCACCGACGCCGTCGTCATCTGCCCGTGCTCGATGGCGTCTGTCGGGACGATCGTGGGCGGAGCCGAGGCCAACCTGATCCACCGGGCCGCCGGCGTCCAGCTGAAGGAGCGCCGCAAGCTCGTCGTCGTCCCGCGTGAGACGCCGCTCTCGTCGATCCACCTCGAGAACCTGCTCAAGCTCCGAAACGCCGGCGCGGACGTGATCCCCGCGATGCCGGCCTTCTACCACCTGCCGCAGTCGATCGACGACCTGATCGCATTCGTCGCGGGCCGGGTGGTGGACTCCCTGGGGATCGACGCGTCGCTGCACGAGCGGTGGGGCGACTCGCAGGAGGTCGTGCCGTGA
- the ubiE gene encoding bifunctional demethylmenaquinone methyltransferase/2-methoxy-6-polyprenyl-1,4-benzoquinol methylase UbiE, translating into MTLQPERVREMFDRISPTYDRMNMLMSMGRDGRWRRLAVGMAGVSPGGAALDVCCGTGDLAIELRRSVGPSGRVVGLDFSPQMLAVARRKSAAVEWVQGDALDLPFPGGAFDAATVGFGVRNLADLGRGFAELTRVVRPGGRVVCLEMSTPPAVVRPFSELWTDRGVPMLGRVVARDGDAYRYLPESVHRFPPAAEVAAVMTGAGLVDVNYRRLMLGVVAIHAGTVPA; encoded by the coding sequence GTGACGCTCCAGCCCGAGCGCGTGCGCGAGATGTTCGACCGCATCTCGCCGACCTACGACCGCATGAACATGCTCATGTCGATGGGCCGCGACGGCCGCTGGCGCCGTCTCGCCGTCGGCATGGCCGGCGTCTCGCCGGGTGGCGCGGCTCTGGATGTCTGTTGCGGCACCGGCGACCTGGCCATCGAGCTGCGCCGGTCGGTCGGCCCGTCCGGCCGGGTGGTCGGCCTCGACTTCTCGCCGCAAATGCTGGCGGTTGCCCGCCGCAAGAGCGCCGCGGTGGAATGGGTGCAGGGGGACGCGCTCGACCTGCCGTTTCCGGGCGGGGCGTTCGACGCTGCGACGGTCGGCTTCGGCGTGCGCAACCTCGCCGACCTCGGCCGCGGGTTCGCGGAGCTGACCCGCGTGGTGCGCCCGGGCGGGCGAGTGGTCTGCCTCGAGATGAGCACTCCGCCCGCGGTGGTGCGCCCCTTCTCGGAGCTCTGGACCGACCGTGGCGTGCCGATGCTCGGGCGAGTCGTCGCGCGCGACGGCGATGCCTACCGCTATCTACCGGAGTCCGTGCACCGCTTCCCGCCCGCCGCGGAGGTCGCGGCGGTGATGACCGGCGCCGGGCTGGTGGACGTGAACTACCGCCGGCTGATGCTCGGCGTCGTGGCCATCCACGCCGGTACGGTGCCCGCGTGA
- a CDS encoding polyprenyl synthetase family protein, whose product MSLVASVHVAFADRVEQRLEQLVAARPGAVARAAERTLRSGGKRLRPLLVSMCATESARDGADLVRAGCAVELVHMATLVHDDVLDAAPLRRGHATVWQTGGRPLATATGDGLFALAFEELSGTGDVGAVSLLATACLSLARGELLQRRQTGDPAVTEGQYLERCALKTGSLFSAAARLGARLSALDEADAAALGRFAEALGLAFQIADDVLDCDGDPDTTGKPLGTDLLDGTVSLPLLLAASRDPEVREVIARGARPADVLPTLARVVGSTAVADARDRALGYAALASQALDAVTAPVDLDALRDAVRLASDRSA is encoded by the coding sequence GTGAGCCTCGTCGCGAGCGTCCACGTCGCATTCGCCGATCGGGTCGAGCAGCGGCTCGAGCAGCTGGTCGCCGCACGGCCGGGCGCGGTGGCCCGCGCCGCGGAGCGGACGCTGCGCTCGGGCGGCAAGCGCCTGCGCCCGCTGCTCGTGTCGATGTGCGCGACCGAGTCCGCCCGCGACGGGGCCGATCTGGTCCGCGCGGGGTGCGCCGTGGAGCTGGTTCACATGGCGACGCTGGTTCACGACGACGTGCTCGACGCCGCGCCTCTGCGTCGCGGGCACGCGACGGTCTGGCAGACCGGCGGACGCCCGCTCGCGACGGCGACCGGGGACGGGCTGTTCGCACTCGCGTTCGAGGAGCTGTCCGGCACGGGCGACGTCGGTGCGGTCTCGCTGCTGGCGACGGCGTGCCTGTCGCTGGCCCGGGGTGAGCTGCTCCAGCGGCGTCAGACCGGCGATCCGGCGGTCACCGAGGGGCAGTACCTGGAACGCTGCGCGCTGAAGACGGGGAGCCTGTTCTCGGCGGCAGCACGCCTGGGTGCGCGGCTGTCGGCGCTCGACGAGGCGGACGCCGCCGCCCTCGGACGGTTCGCCGAGGCGCTGGGCCTCGCCTTCCAGATCGCCGATGACGTGCTCGACTGCGACGGCGACCCGGACACGACCGGTAAGCCGCTCGGCACGGACCTGCTGGACGGCACGGTCTCGCTGCCGCTCCTGCTTGCGGCGTCCCGCGACCCCGAGGTGCGCGAGGTGATCGCGCGCGGCGCGCGGCCGGCCGACGTGCTGCCGACGCTCGCCCGTGTGGTCGGCTCCACCGCGGTCGCCGATGCCCGGGACCGGGCGCTGGGCTACGCCGCGCTCGCGTCCCAGGCGCTGGACGCAGTGACCGCCCCCGTCGACCTCGACGCCCTTCGGGACGCCGTACGGCTCGCCTCCGACCGCAGCGCATAG
- a CDS encoding serine hydrolase domain-containing protein: MREQLVSGLDDFAGPLVERGVARAIAVAVTDEERTLALRTYGPVEDGTMFEIGSIGKSFTAIVALQLVEERVLDLHAPVTDALPWFSVRGGRPAITLHHLLTHSSGLIRGSEVATASNYDVIALAETETGFDPGEHFWYSNVGYRVVGLALERATGRSYPELVRERVLDRLGMRESESWIVPEMRPRLADCAVPAYDDRPWRPGDPLVPATWIDSAEADGCVCCSAADLAAYLRALMTRDERLLQAASWEAMLTPHVFNDDDDSGNHYGYGLEIRGPELGHSGGMIGTNSMMWSNGDGLGAVAMATGVMWAEVVTGAAFALARGERPKPYAPEVAAPLADDGSGPAEWRAIAGHYRSHNAWLTNFRVAATSGALTWGCDHLGSHREPLTPLSGGAFRVGKEWSPERLSFDSVIDGTAQRAWFSGAAFHRTFRP, from the coding sequence GTGCGCGAGCAGCTCGTCAGCGGTCTCGACGACTTCGCCGGCCCGCTGGTCGAGCGCGGCGTGGCGCGGGCCATCGCCGTCGCCGTGACCGACGAGGAACGGACGCTCGCGCTGCGCACCTACGGGCCGGTGGAGGACGGGACGATGTTCGAGATCGGCTCGATAGGAAAGTCGTTCACCGCGATCGTGGCGCTGCAGCTGGTCGAGGAGCGGGTGCTCGACCTCCATGCCCCCGTCACCGACGCCCTGCCCTGGTTCTCGGTGCGCGGCGGCCGCCCGGCGATCACACTCCACCACCTGCTGACGCACTCATCCGGGCTGATTCGCGGCAGCGAGGTTGCCACGGCGAGCAACTACGACGTCATCGCACTCGCCGAGACGGAGACCGGCTTCGATCCCGGGGAGCACTTCTGGTACTCGAACGTCGGCTACCGGGTGGTCGGTCTGGCGCTGGAACGCGCCACCGGCCGGTCCTATCCGGAGCTGGTGCGCGAGCGCGTGCTGGACCGGCTGGGAATGCGCGAGTCGGAGTCCTGGATCGTGCCCGAGATGCGGCCGCGGCTGGCCGACTGCGCGGTGCCCGCATACGACGACCGCCCCTGGCGCCCGGGTGATCCGCTGGTACCGGCCACCTGGATCGACAGCGCGGAGGCCGACGGCTGCGTCTGCTGCAGCGCCGCGGATCTGGCCGCCTACCTGCGCGCGCTGATGACCCGCGACGAGCGGCTGCTCCAGGCGGCGTCGTGGGAGGCGATGCTGACCCCGCACGTGTTCAACGACGACGACGACTCCGGCAACCACTACGGGTACGGCCTCGAGATCCGCGGGCCGGAGCTGGGGCACAGCGGCGGGATGATCGGAACCAACTCGATGATGTGGTCGAACGGGGACGGGCTCGGAGCCGTCGCAATGGCGACCGGCGTGATGTGGGCCGAGGTGGTGACCGGCGCAGCGTTCGCGCTCGCGCGGGGCGAGCGGCCGAAGCCGTACGCGCCCGAGGTGGCGGCGCCGCTCGCCGACGACGGGTCGGGGCCGGCGGAGTGGCGGGCGATCGCCGGCCACTACCGGTCACACAACGCATGGCTGACGAACTTCCGGGTGGCCGCGACGTCGGGCGCGCTGACGTGGGGATGCGACCACCTCGGGAGCCACCGGGAGCCGCTGACGCCTCTCTCCGGCGGCGCCTTCCGTGTGGGGAAGGAGTGGTCGCCGGAGCGGCTGAGCTTCGACTCGGTGATCGACGGGACGGCACAGCGGGCCTGGTTCTCGGGCGCGGCCTTCCACCGCACGTTTCGGCCCTAG
- the mqnE gene encoding aminofutalosine synthase MqnE, protein MATAARLDTLSEIREKVLAGERLDFDDGVTLLESDDLTTLGALADTARRLRGGSDEVYFVNNLYLNHTNVCRVKCKFCAFAVTGKQPAAYTWEIGRLVEHAVDVHARERYTEIHMVGGENPHLEYRYYVDLTRALHDALPDVHLKLFTASEIHHMHKLSGLPREQILADLRDAGLGSLPGGGAEVFADRVRRLVAPGKEHPDNWLATHRAAHGMGIPTHCTMLYGHVENYEERVDHWLRLRELQDETGGFLAFIPLPFHPENTVFQRRGWRFSTGYDDLKMIAVSRLMMDNVPNIKAYWIMISTPLAQIALHYGANDIQGTVMEEQIAHAAGAVTPQEEKIRDLVTLVREAGRIPVQRDTLYNTVRTFD, encoded by the coding sequence ATGGCAACGGCAGCACGCCTCGACACCCTGTCCGAGATCCGCGAGAAGGTGCTCGCCGGCGAGCGGCTCGATTTCGATGACGGCGTCACGCTGCTCGAGTCGGACGACCTGACCACTCTGGGCGCGCTCGCCGACACCGCTCGCCGTCTTCGCGGCGGCAGCGACGAGGTGTACTTCGTCAACAACCTCTACCTGAACCACACGAACGTGTGCCGGGTGAAGTGCAAGTTCTGCGCGTTCGCAGTGACCGGGAAGCAGCCGGCCGCGTACACCTGGGAGATCGGCCGCCTGGTGGAGCACGCCGTCGACGTGCACGCGCGCGAGCGCTACACCGAGATCCACATGGTGGGCGGCGAGAACCCGCACCTCGAGTACCGCTACTACGTCGACCTGACGCGAGCCCTGCACGACGCGCTCCCGGACGTCCATCTGAAGCTGTTCACGGCGTCCGAGATCCACCACATGCACAAGCTGTCGGGGCTGCCCCGCGAGCAGATCCTCGCCGACCTGAGGGATGCCGGCCTCGGCTCGCTGCCGGGCGGCGGTGCCGAGGTGTTCGCCGACCGCGTGCGGCGCCTGGTGGCTCCCGGCAAGGAGCATCCCGACAACTGGCTGGCGACGCACCGAGCGGCGCACGGGATGGGCATCCCCACGCACTGCACCATGCTCTACGGACACGTCGAGAACTACGAGGAGCGCGTCGACCACTGGCTGCGGCTCCGCGAGCTGCAGGACGAGACGGGCGGCTTCCTGGCGTTCATCCCGCTGCCGTTCCACCCCGAGAACACCGTCTTCCAGCGCCGCGGCTGGCGGTTCTCCACCGGCTACGACGACCTCAAGATGATCGCAGTGTCGCGTCTGATGATGGACAACGTCCCCAACATCAAGGCCTACTGGATCATGATCTCGACGCCGCTCGCCCAGATCGCCCTGCACTACGGCGCCAACGACATCCAGGGCACCGTGATGGAGGAGCAGATCGCCCATGCCGCCGGCGCCGTGACGCCGCAGGAGGAGAAGATCCGGGATCTGGTCACGCTCGTCCGCGAGGCGGGCCGCATCCCCGTGCAGCGCGACACGCTCTACAACACGGTGCGGACCTTTGACTGA
- a CDS encoding menaquinone biosynthesis protein: protein MTERPLRLGRISYANMAPVFYELEAEGLEQVTGVPTELNRMLVAGDVDVAPISSIEYARNADSLRLLPRLCVSTEGAVDSIQLITRKPLEQVRSVAVTPESATSVVLTRVLLGEVELVPLGQPADAKMLIGDDALRSAFDDPTPHYDLGRLWQERTGLPMVYAVWACRDGIGDGLEQLERAHLRSLAVSRAEPEALARRASAEYGWPAGFLARYFEKLRYHFGPRERQGLIRFFELAHLAGELDAVPELRFVDAERVA from the coding sequence TTGACTGAGCGCCCGCTCCGCCTCGGCCGGATCAGCTACGCGAACATGGCCCCGGTGTTCTACGAGCTGGAGGCCGAGGGCCTCGAGCAGGTCACCGGCGTCCCCACCGAGCTGAACCGGATGCTGGTCGCCGGCGACGTGGACGTCGCTCCCATCAGCTCGATCGAGTACGCGCGCAACGCCGACAGTTTGCGCCTGCTCCCGCGCCTCTGCGTCTCGACCGAGGGCGCGGTGGACTCGATCCAGCTGATCACGCGAAAGCCGCTCGAGCAGGTGCGCTCGGTGGCCGTCACGCCCGAGAGCGCGACCTCGGTCGTGCTGACCCGGGTGCTGCTGGGCGAGGTCGAGCTGGTCCCGCTCGGGCAGCCCGCCGACGCGAAGATGCTGATCGGCGACGACGCCCTGCGCAGCGCGTTCGACGACCCGACGCCCCACTACGACCTCGGCCGGCTGTGGCAGGAGCGCACCGGCCTGCCCATGGTGTACGCCGTCTGGGCCTGCCGCGACGGGATCGGCGACGGCCTCGAGCAGCTCGAGCGCGCGCACCTACGCTCGCTCGCCGTGTCGCGCGCAGAGCCCGAGGCGCTCGCGCGCCGGGCATCGGCCGAGTACGGCTGGCCGGCCGGCTTCCTCGCCCGGTACTTCGAGAAGCTGCGGTACCACTTCGGGCCGCGGGAGCGCCAGGGGCTCATCCGGTTCTTCGAGCTGGCGCACCTCGCCGGCGAGCTCGACGCCGTCCCCGAGCTGCGCTTCGTCGACGCCGAGCGGGTGGCGTGA
- the mqnC gene encoding cyclic dehypoxanthinyl futalosine synthase, producing MTAVDVHAATVEEVLDKALSGERISDEDARALLGSRELVRIGRAAHELRCRKAPADRVTFVVDRNLNYTNICYTDCNFCAFYRRPGDTREGYTLPRPVIFKKIEETLALGGTALLMQGGHNPELGIDWYEDLFRAIKARYPIHLHALSPSEVQHIARKARLTPSETLSRLRDAGLDSLPGGGAEILVDRVRRIISPIKTTSDEWLGIMRAAHRLGMSTTATMMWGHVETLDERIEHLRRIRELQDEAHGFRAFISWTFQPDNTELAEQVTWYPTSFDYLLMQAVSRIYLDNVDHIQSSWVTQGMKIGQVALFYGADDLGSIMIEENVVSAAGTTHRAGVDDFLHTIRNAGFRPSQRDTLYRTVRDHPLAAAG from the coding sequence GTGACGGCGGTCGACGTCCACGCCGCGACCGTCGAGGAGGTGCTCGACAAGGCGCTCTCCGGCGAGCGCATCAGCGACGAGGACGCCCGCGCGCTGCTGGGCTCGCGAGAGCTCGTGCGGATCGGCCGCGCGGCGCACGAGCTGCGCTGCCGCAAGGCGCCGGCCGACCGTGTGACGTTCGTCGTCGACCGGAACCTCAACTACACGAACATCTGCTACACGGACTGCAACTTCTGCGCGTTCTACCGCCGGCCGGGGGACACCCGCGAGGGCTACACGCTCCCGCGGCCGGTGATCTTCAAGAAGATCGAGGAGACGCTGGCCCTGGGCGGGACCGCGCTGCTGATGCAGGGCGGGCACAACCCCGAGCTCGGCATCGACTGGTACGAGGACCTCTTCCGCGCCATCAAGGCCCGGTACCCGATCCACCTGCACGCGCTGTCGCCCAGCGAGGTGCAGCACATCGCCCGCAAGGCGCGCCTGACGCCGTCGGAGACGCTCTCGCGGCTGCGTGACGCGGGGCTCGACTCGCTGCCCGGCGGGGGCGCCGAGATCCTGGTCGACCGGGTGCGCAGGATCATCTCGCCGATCAAGACGACGTCCGACGAGTGGCTCGGCATCATGCGGGCCGCCCACCGCCTCGGCATGAGCACCACGGCGACCATGATGTGGGGCCACGTCGAGACGCTCGACGAGCGCATCGAGCATCTCCGCCGGATTCGGGAGCTGCAGGACGAGGCGCACGGGTTCAGGGCGTTCATCAGCTGGACGTTCCAGCCGGACAACACCGAGCTCGCCGAGCAGGTGACGTGGTATCCCACCAGCTTCGATTACCTGCTGATGCAGGCGGTCAGCCGCATCTACCTCGACAACGTCGACCACATCCAGAGCTCGTGGGTCACCCAGGGCATGAAGATCGGCCAGGTGGCGCTCTTCTACGGCGCCGACGACCTCGGCTCGATCATGATCGAGGAGAACGTCGTCTCGGCCGCGGGGACGACGCACCGGGCGGGCGTCGACGACTTCCTCCACACGATCCGCAACGCGGGCTTCCGGCCGTCGCAGCGCGACACGCTGTACCGCACCGTCCGCGATCACCCGCTCGCAGCGGCAGGATGA
- a CDS encoding SRPBCC family protein: protein MKATVSRTMAASPEQVWAVVSDPVRHVRTLPPSVSEVEVLNSGEISCVVSAMGRSERMRVRRTVLEPPRRLVEERVDGTREGRTEFLIEPQGTGSRVTLTAEIGVPRLVAAVARGPVEQGLQQQLAGLEREAGA from the coding sequence GTGAAGGCGACGGTCTCGCGGACGATGGCCGCGTCGCCCGAGCAGGTGTGGGCGGTGGTGTCCGACCCCGTCCGGCACGTCCGCACCCTGCCGCCGTCGGTGTCCGAGGTGGAGGTGCTCAACTCCGGCGAGATCTCCTGCGTGGTCTCGGCGATGGGGCGGAGCGAGCGGATGCGCGTGCGCCGCACCGTGCTCGAGCCGCCCCGCCGGCTGGTCGAGGAGCGCGTCGACGGGACCCGTGAGGGGCGCACGGAGTTCCTGATAGAGCCGCAGGGCACGGGCAGCCGTGTCACGCTGACGGCCGAGATCGGCGTCCCGCGGCTCGTGGCCGCCGTGGCACGGGGGCCGGTCGAGCAGGGCCTGCAGCAGCAGCTCGCGGGGCTCGAGCGCGAGGCCGGCGCGTGA
- a CDS encoding methyltransferase domain-containing protein, which produces MSPDVDFSTVAETYERLLVPAMFAPLAQAVADAVDAGPGDRVLDVACGTGALTRVLAARAGASGEVVGADVAEGMLAVARSHDDGIRYVQAPADELPFEDGRFTAVTCQQGLQFTQDPVAALREMARVLAAGGRIAVACWCDLEHDAGFHALAESASEHLGEEAGRMLRVPFRMSDPAALRGHFESAGMSDVVVEIERIAARVAAPPERFAAAVMTAGPAAAVYGEAPDAAREAFAADVALRLARYGDGGATVFEMPSLLAVARV; this is translated from the coding sequence GTGAGTCCCGACGTCGACTTCTCGACGGTCGCAGAGACCTACGAGCGCCTGCTCGTGCCGGCCATGTTCGCCCCGCTCGCCCAGGCGGTCGCCGACGCGGTGGACGCGGGCCCCGGCGATCGTGTGCTGGACGTCGCGTGCGGAACCGGTGCGCTGACGAGAGTTCTGGCCGCTCGGGCGGGCGCGAGCGGGGAGGTGGTCGGCGCCGACGTGGCGGAGGGGATGCTCGCCGTCGCGCGGTCGCATGACGACGGCATCCGCTACGTGCAGGCGCCGGCGGATGAGCTGCCGTTCGAGGACGGGCGGTTCACCGCCGTCACGTGCCAGCAGGGGCTGCAGTTCACGCAGGATCCCGTCGCCGCGCTGCGCGAGATGGCACGGGTGCTGGCCGCTGGCGGCCGCATCGCCGTCGCGTGCTGGTGCGACCTGGAGCACGACGCGGGCTTCCATGCGCTCGCCGAGTCGGCGAGCGAGCACCTGGGGGAGGAGGCCGGGCGCATGCTCCGCGTCCCCTTCCGGATGTCGGACCCAGCGGCGCTGCGGGGGCACTTCGAATCCGCCGGCATGTCAGACGTCGTCGTCGAGATCGAGCGCATCGCGGCCCGCGTGGCCGCCCCGCCCGAGCGGTTCGCGGCGGCGGTGATGACGGCCGGTCCCGCCGCGGCGGTCTACGGCGAGGCGCCGGACGCGGCCCGTGAGGCATTCGCTGCGGACGTCGCTCTCCGGCTCGCCCGGTACGGTGACGGGGGCGCCACCGTGTTCGAGATGCCGTCGCTGCTGGCGGTGGCGCGTGTGTAG
- a CDS encoding DedA family protein: MLTSLAHWVQDQIAAHGLWAVFALMVLESACIPVPSEVTMIYAGYLVSQGDMVFWQAVLVGAVANLVGSWIAWAVGAYGIDVAMLRTGHNARRLEQAHRWFERYGAPVVFVSRVLPLVRTFISLPAGVARMPLGRFSVLTFLGCVLWCLLLVWIGDAAGANWDTWHHRLGYLDYVVAAAVLGAAGWWLLRRRRTAAV, encoded by the coding sequence GTGCTGACGTCGCTCGCCCACTGGGTGCAGGACCAGATCGCGGCACACGGCCTCTGGGCCGTGTTCGCCCTGATGGTGCTCGAGAGCGCCTGCATCCCCGTGCCGAGCGAGGTGACGATGATCTACGCCGGATACCTGGTGTCGCAGGGCGACATGGTGTTCTGGCAGGCCGTGCTCGTGGGCGCCGTGGCCAACCTGGTCGGCTCGTGGATCGCCTGGGCGGTCGGGGCGTACGGCATCGACGTGGCGATGCTCCGCACCGGGCACAATGCTCGCCGCCTCGAGCAGGCTCACCGGTGGTTCGAGCGCTACGGCGCCCCGGTCGTCTTCGTGTCGCGCGTGCTGCCGCTGGTGCGCACGTTCATCTCCCTGCCCGCCGGCGTCGCTCGGATGCCGCTCGGCCGGTTCTCCGTGCTGACGTTCCTGGGATGCGTGCTGTGGTGCCTGCTGCTGGTCTGGATCGGTGACGCGGCCGGCGCGAACTGGGACACGTGGCACCATCGCCTCGGGTACCTGGACTACGTCGTCGCGGCCGCGGTCCTGGGCGCCGCCGGCTGGTGGCTACTGCGACGAAGGCGGACGGCCGCCGTCTAA